A single genomic interval of Orcinus orca chromosome 19, mOrcOrc1.1, whole genome shotgun sequence harbors:
- the PEMT gene encoding phosphatidylethanolamine N-methyltransferase isoform X13 has protein sequence MVHPRTAPWMVWWPHALEKAGRGRNQVARWEHKTRKLSGAFGSPHLACCTLGGAILLLNVLRSHCFTQAMLSQPRMQSLDNPLAYRMGLALLGVGGMFVLSSFLALGFTGTFLALGRGPGSSWREPGARGGCAGDYFGILKETRVTTFPFSVLDNPMYWGSTANYLGWAIMHASPAGLLLTTVVALTYTVAILYEEPFTAEIYRQKASQAHKRS, from the exons ATGGTCCATCCACGCACAGCTCCCTGGATGGTCTGGTGGCCACATGCGCTGGAGAAAGCTGGACGGGGCAGAAACCAG GTCGCGAGATGGGAACATAAGACCCGAAAGCTGAGCGGGGCCTTCGGGTCCCCCCACCTGGCCTGCTGCACCCTGGGCGGCGCCATCCTGCTTCTCAACGTGCTGCGCTCCCACTG CTTCACGCAGGCCATGCTGAGCCAGCCCAGGATGCAGAGCCTGGACAACCCCTTGGCCTACCGCATGGGCCTGGCACTCCTGGGAGTGGGCGGCATGTTTGTCCTTTCCAGTTTCCTGGCTCTGGGCTTCACAGGGACCTTCCTAG CACTTGGGCGAGGACCTGGCAGCAGCTGGAGGGAGCCCGGTGCTAGAGGAGGGTGTGCAG GCGACTACTTCGGGATCCTGAAGGAGACCAGAGTGACCACGTTCCCATTCAGCGTCCTGGACAACCCCATGTACTGGGGCAGCACAGCCAACTACCTGGGCTGGGCCATCAT GCACGCCAGCCCCGCCGGCCTGCTGCTGACCACGGTGGTGGCGCTCACCTACACGGTCGCCATCCTGTACGAGGA GCCCTTCACCGCTGAGATCTACCGGCAGAAAGCCTCCCAGGCCCACAAGAGGAGCTGA
- the PEMT gene encoding phosphatidylethanolamine N-methyltransferase isoform X12: protein MEAPPALHEADDSRPLDGPHFVHVPRSVARWEHKTRKLSGAFGSPHLACCTLGGAILLLNVLRSHCFTQAMLSQPRMQSLDNPLAYRMGLALLGVGGMFVLSSFLALGFTGTFLALGRGPGSSWREPGARGGCAGDYFGILKETRVTTFPFSVLDNPMYWGSTANYLGWAIMHASPAGLLLTTVVALTYTVAILYEEPFTAEIYRQKASQAHKRS, encoded by the exons ATGGAGGCTCCTCCTGCGCTGCATGAAGCCGATGACAGCCGTCCTCTGGATGGACCACACTTCGTCCACGTGCCCCGTTCG GTCGCGAGATGGGAACATAAGACCCGAAAGCTGAGCGGGGCCTTCGGGTCCCCCCACCTGGCCTGCTGCACCCTGGGCGGCGCCATCCTGCTTCTCAACGTGCTGCGCTCCCACTG CTTCACGCAGGCCATGCTGAGCCAGCCCAGGATGCAGAGCCTGGACAACCCCTTGGCCTACCGCATGGGCCTGGCACTCCTGGGAGTGGGCGGCATGTTTGTCCTTTCCAGTTTCCTGGCTCTGGGCTTCACAGGGACCTTCCTAG CACTTGGGCGAGGACCTGGCAGCAGCTGGAGGGAGCCCGGTGCTAGAGGAGGGTGTGCAG GCGACTACTTCGGGATCCTGAAGGAGACCAGAGTGACCACGTTCCCATTCAGCGTCCTGGACAACCCCATGTACTGGGGCAGCACAGCCAACTACCTGGGCTGGGCCATCAT GCACGCCAGCCCCGCCGGCCTGCTGCTGACCACGGTGGTGGCGCTCACCTACACGGTCGCCATCCTGTACGAGGA GCCCTTCACCGCTGAGATCTACCGGCAGAAAGCCTCCCAGGCCCACAAGAGGAGCTGA
- the RASD1 gene encoding dexamethasone-induced Ras-related protein 1, whose protein sequence is MKLAAMIKKMCQSDSELSIPAKNCYRMVVLGSSKVGKTAIVSRFLTGRFEDAYTPTIEDFHRKFYCIRGEIYQLDILDTSGNHPFPAMRRLSILTGDVFILVFSLDNRDSFEEVQRLKQQILDTKSCLKNKTKENVDVPLVICGNKGDRDFYREVEQREIEQLVGADPQRCAYFEISAKRNSRLDQMFHALFAMANLPREMSPDLHRRVSAQHCEALHKKALRGKRLRRAGGDQDDAFGILAPWARRPSVHSDLMYIREKASGGGQTKDKERCVIS, encoded by the exons ATGAAATTGGCCGCGATGATCAAGAAGATGTGCCAGAGCGACTCGGAACTGAGTATCCCGGCCAAGAACTGCTACCGCATGGTGGTCCTTGGCTCGTCCAAGGTGGGCAAGACGGCCATCGTGTCGCGCTTCCTCACTGGCCGCTTCGAGGACGCCTACACGCCCACCATCGAGGACTTCCACCGCAAGTTTTACTGCATCCGCGGCGAGATCTACCAGCTCGACATCCTCGACACGTCCGGCAACCACCCCTTCCCCGCCATGCGGCGCCTCTCCATCCTCACTG GAGACGTGTTCATCCTGGTATTCAGCCTGGACAACCGCGACTCCTTCGAGGAGGTGCAGAGGCTCAAGCAGCAGATCCTCGACACCAAATCTTGCCTCAAGAACAAAACCAAGGAGAACGTGGACGTGCCCCTGGTCATCTGTGGCAACAAAGGGGACCGGGACTTCTACCGCGAGGTGGAGCAGCGCGAGATCGAGCAGCTGGTGGGCGCCGACCCCCAGCGCTGCGCCTACTTCGAGATCTCGGCCAAGAGGAACAGCCGCCTGGACCAGATGTTCCACGCGCTCTTCGCCATGGCCAACCTGCCGCGCGAGATGAGCCCGGACCTGCACCGCCGGGTATCGGCGCAGCACTGCGAGGCGCTGCACAAGAAGGCGCTGCGGGGCAAGAGGCTGCGGCGAGCGGGCGGCGACCAGGACGACGCCTTCGGCATCTTGGCGCCCTGGGCGCGCAGGCCAAGCGTGCACAGCGATCTCATGTACATCCGCGAGAAGGCCAGCGGCGGCGGCCAGACCAAGGACAAGGAACGCTGCGTTATCAGCTAG